The genomic region TGCTTCTTTAATTGTTAGGTTGACAAGCTGTTCAGCTAAATCTTTAACGTCAGCCATTTTTATTCTCCAGTTGTTTTGATATAAAAAATTCTAGTTGTGTAATAAGGGTTATTCTTCGCCTTTTTCAGCGATAGTATTAACAGCACCAACAAGGTTAGATCCTTGTGAGTTAAGTGCACCAACTACATTTGATAGTGGGGCCATTAACAGACCAAGGATGTCGCCAATAATTTCGTTCTTAGACTTCATAGCTGCCAGAACGTCCAGTTTATCCTCACCGTAGAAGTCTCCATCTACCATTGCGGCTTTAAACTGTGGCTTGTTGTTATCCTTGATAAAATCTTTCAATACCTTGGCAGGTGCAGATAGTTCTTCTTCTACAAAAGCAAAAGCATTCTGCTCAACTAAGGAAGGGATGATATCATCATATCCACCAACCTTTTCCATTGCGAGCTTTACGAGTTTGTTTTTATATACTTTGAAGCGAATATCTCCCTTACGAAATGCACCGCGCAGTTCATTAACTTCAGGTACCGACATTCCGGAATAGTTCGTGATATATAAAGCACTTGAACTTTCCAGCTTTTCGGTAATTTCATCTAAAACTGCTTGCTTTTCTGCAGTAGGCATAATTCAATTCCTCCTATTATAGGGATGTTACTGCGGTTCTGCTTAACGGGATGCTTGGTCCCATAGTGCTGCTCATGAAAACACTTTTCACATACAGCCCTTTTGCGGAAGCTGGTCTTAAACTCATAACG from Gracilimonas sp. harbors:
- the rplJ gene encoding 50S ribosomal protein L10; translation: MPTAEKQAVLDEITEKLESSSALYITNYSGMSVPEVNELRGAFRKGDIRFKVYKNKLVKLAMEKVGGYDDIIPSLVEQNAFAFVEEELSAPAKVLKDFIKDNNKPQFKAAMVDGDFYGEDKLDVLAAMKSKNEIIGDILGLLMAPLSNVVGALNSQGSNLVGAVNTIAEKGEE